In the genome of Methanophagales archaeon, one region contains:
- a CDS encoding YfcE family phosphodiesterase, whose protein sequence is MKVVVLADTHVNDIGMLPDRLRSELKSADLIIHAGDYTGERLLEQLRAAGDFRGVYGNMDPGAIKRELRAKELIEIEGFWIGVTHPPEGGSPVGLLSRVSAKFKGEDPEPEVIIYGHSHHSKKEKIDNVLYLNPGSATGVFPARYSSFGILSIEKGVIRAEIVRV, encoded by the coding sequence ATGAAAGTGGTAGTGCTCGCAGATACACATGTTAACGATATAGGTATGCTGCCGGATCGTTTAAGGAGCGAGTTGAAGAGTGCGGACTTGATTATTCATGCTGGCGATTACACAGGAGAGAGACTACTGGAACAGTTAAGAGCAGCAGGCGATTTCAGGGGTGTGTATGGAAATATGGACCCGGGAGCGATAAAGAGGGAGCTGAGAGCTAAGGAGCTAATAGAGATTGAGGGCTTCTGGATAGGCGTAACGCATCCTCCGGAGGGTGGTAGTCCAGTAGGGTTGTTATCGCGAGTGAGCGCGAAATTTAAGGGTGAAGACCCGGAACCGGAAGTGATAATCTATGGGCATTCGCACCATTCAAAGAAAGAGAAGATAGATAATGTTTTATATCTCAATCCAGGCAGTGCTACGGGCGTATTTCCGGCGCGATACAGTAGTTTTGGGATTTTGAGCATAGAAAAGGGCGTGATAAGAGCGGAGATAGTGAGGGTGTAG
- a CDS encoding SDR family oxidoreductase, whose translation MMRIVITGGAGFIGSNLAEVLALAPNNEVCVVDDLSTGRVENLPIASGIEFIKGSITDLQLMNEVLADADFVFHQAALPGVQRSIEDPAHANEVNIRGTLNVLMAARDAGVKKVIYASSSSVYGDTPELPKREGMTPNPLSPYAVTKLVGEYYCKVFNDVYGLNTISLRYFNVYGPRQDPHSEYAAVIPRFVSRVLRGEPPIIYGDGQQTRDFTFVKDVVNANILAMNSDATGVYNIASGRMISIQELATLITRLTGRDSDLEPVFDKPRKGDVRHSLADISRARAVMGYKPEYSLERGLEETLRWFKFKFEFEMVI comes from the coding sequence ATGATGAGAATAGTCATAACAGGAGGCGCGGGGTTTATAGGCTCGAATCTGGCAGAGGTGCTTGCACTTGCACCGAATAACGAGGTTTGTGTGGTGGACGATTTATCAACAGGTAGAGTAGAGAACCTCCCAATTGCAAGTGGTATAGAGTTCATCAAAGGCAGTATAACGGATTTACAGCTAATGAACGAGGTTTTAGCAGATGCTGATTTCGTATTCCATCAAGCAGCGCTACCAGGTGTCCAGCGAAGCATAGAAGACCCTGCGCATGCAAACGAGGTGAACATAAGGGGAACATTGAATGTACTTATGGCGGCGAGGGATGCAGGCGTGAAGAAGGTGATTTATGCTTCTTCGAGCTCTGTCTATGGCGATACGCCTGAATTACCGAAACGTGAAGGAATGACACCAAACCCGCTATCACCCTATGCAGTAACGAAGCTTGTGGGTGAGTACTACTGTAAAGTCTTTAATGATGTTTATGGCTTGAATACCATTTCGCTGCGTTATTTCAATGTTTATGGACCCAGACAGGACCCTCACTCGGAATATGCAGCGGTCATTCCCAGGTTTGTGTCCAGGGTCCTGAGAGGAGAACCACCGATTATCTATGGCGATGGTCAACAGACCAGGGACTTCACTTTCGTCAAGGATGTAGTGAATGCGAATATTCTTGCTATGAATAGTGATGCAACAGGCGTTTATAATATCGCTTCTGGTAGAATGATAAGCATACAGGAACTTGCTACGCTCATAACGAGATTAACAGGTAGGGACAGTGACCTGGAGCCGGTATTTGATAAGCCGAGGAAGGGAGATGTGAGGCACTCTCTGGCAGATATATCACGAGCAAGAGCGGTCATGGGCTATAAGCCTGAATACAGTTTAGAACGGGGTTTAGAAGAGACACTAAGGTGGTTCAAGTTCAAATTTGAATTTGAGATGGTGATATGA
- a CDS encoding oligosaccharyl transferase, archaeosortase A system-associated, which yields MRRIEKISMLCGFALTLLFLLSLYIRVVIPYNTVFTGSFVRFDGTDPWYNMRLVENTLHHFPFRIYFDPFTAYPHGAYNPFGTPLFDLSLASVIWLIGLGTPLSSLGQHGIEVIGAWYPAILGVLTIFPVYLIGKEIYNRGTGLLSAALIAILPGQFLSRSLLGYTDHHAIETLLSTLVMLLFILALKNGKRVQKQNEITVHSILTRNWSSLRAPLTYSSLAGICFGCYLLAWVGAPLFVLILLVYIMIQYIIDHLRGEDSDPLFIISMPVFVIPAAMIAIPVFSYGFLSPFHVIIFILGISFLLFLHMFSHFLNKKRVHPAAFPIAIIAIITISLLVLRVFKPSLYSMLTMPLLYVFAPSKTLLTIGEVQPLQWSEIIAWFTTAFFFAFAAIALICYNITKEWKAEEILLIVWSLIILLACFGQKRFAAYYAINVAILCGYLSYRIIEFTILEQEESGYHEIKGKRSKKTKRLKSNKERANRANSMSRFLRADAIAICFVIFFSFFALPLMNSLTMAAKYNQGPDHDWYESLTWMRENTPDTGVDYYALYETPPEDATYNYPESAYSVMNWWDYGNWITYIAHRIPVANNFQQGIGGPYQDNSPGACTFFAAINESEANKVANALDVRYVITDYTIADAMGFSGNKYWGIIMWAKKSDREGDRDTGISFVPDENYFNAMVTRLHIFDGREVEREGGREGEDFEGQLSIPSITPSHADPLHHYRLVYESSSYIIPYAVLNTVTKKVEGWHYYRRANYTSANKTARKLHHKIKLNKDMIQWTPTFISPMSSVKVFEYVKGARIKGRVHNASVVAITTDVTTNRGRGFTYSQRIMVNKSNGSYEFIVPYSTEGPIEGGTNFDVLATPYKIKAGHVEDKTIVWDMEKEVKVREEEVIQGKTIRVDF from the coding sequence ATGAGAAGGATTGAAAAGATATCCATGCTCTGTGGCTTTGCATTGACCCTGCTATTCTTACTGTCGCTCTATATCCGGGTTGTTATCCCTTATAATACCGTTTTTACTGGCTCGTTCGTGAGATTTGATGGCACCGATCCCTGGTATAACATGCGGCTTGTTGAAAATACACTTCATCACTTCCCTTTTCGTATCTACTTTGATCCTTTCACTGCTTATCCACATGGAGCATATAACCCTTTTGGGACTCCTCTCTTCGATCTCTCGCTTGCTTCTGTTATATGGCTAATAGGGCTTGGAACTCCCCTTTCCTCGCTGGGTCAGCATGGAATAGAAGTGATAGGTGCGTGGTATCCTGCAATTCTGGGTGTTCTCACTATCTTTCCTGTATATCTCATCGGAAAGGAGATATATAACCGTGGTACCGGACTTCTTTCTGCTGCTTTAATCGCTATCCTTCCCGGCCAGTTCCTATCACGTTCTCTCTTAGGATATACTGATCACCATGCCATAGAGACTCTTCTCAGCACACTTGTCATGCTCCTCTTTATCCTCGCTCTAAAGAATGGGAAGAGAGTACAAAAACAAAATGAAATAACTGTGCATTCGATTTTAACCAGAAACTGGAGTTCTTTACGAGCACCACTCACTTATTCCTCTTTAGCTGGTATTTGTTTCGGATGCTATCTTCTTGCATGGGTGGGTGCTCCCCTCTTTGTTCTTATTCTGCTTGTCTACATAATGATTCAGTATATTATAGATCATCTCCGGGGAGAGGATAGTGATCCCCTTTTCATTATCAGCATGCCAGTATTTGTCATTCCGGCAGCTATGATAGCTATACCTGTGTTCTCTTATGGATTCCTTTCACCATTCCATGTCATAATCTTTATCCTCGGCATATCTTTTCTTCTCTTTTTACACATGTTCTCTCATTTTTTGAATAAAAAAAGAGTTCATCCTGCTGCATTTCCTATTGCAATTATAGCTATCATTACTATATCTCTTCTTGTTTTACGCGTCTTTAAGCCATCTTTATACTCTATGCTAACCATGCCACTACTATACGTATTTGCACCGTCAAAAACTCTTTTGACCATAGGTGAGGTTCAACCACTGCAATGGAGTGAAATCATTGCCTGGTTCACCACTGCCTTCTTCTTCGCTTTCGCTGCTATAGCACTCATCTGCTATAATATCACGAAGGAATGGAAAGCAGAAGAGATTCTTCTCATCGTGTGGAGTCTTATAATTCTTCTCGCATGTTTCGGACAGAAACGCTTTGCTGCATATTACGCAATCAACGTTGCCATCCTCTGTGGATACCTCTCTTACCGGATTATAGAATTTACAATCCTCGAGCAGGAGGAAAGTGGATACCATGAGATAAAGGGTAAAAGGAGCAAGAAGACGAAGCGGTTGAAATCGAATAAAGAGCGAGCGAATAGAGCGAATAGTATGAGCAGGTTTTTACGTGCCGATGCCATTGCAATTTGCTTCGTTATCTTCTTCTCTTTCTTCGCTCTCCCGCTAATGAATTCTCTGACAATGGCAGCAAAGTATAATCAGGGTCCAGACCACGACTGGTATGAGTCTCTAACCTGGATGCGGGAGAATACACCTGATACCGGCGTTGATTATTATGCGCTGTATGAGACACCGCCCGAAGATGCGACTTATAACTACCCAGAATCAGCCTATTCTGTGATGAACTGGTGGGACTACGGTAATTGGATCACCTACATCGCTCACAGGATTCCTGTCGCTAATAATTTCCAGCAAGGGATTGGGGGACCATATCAGGACAATAGTCCGGGTGCGTGTACTTTCTTCGCTGCAATAAATGAATCGGAAGCGAATAAAGTTGCCAATGCTCTTGATGTTAGATATGTGATAACGGACTACACGATAGCAGATGCGATGGGTTTCTCTGGTAACAAATACTGGGGTATAATCATGTGGGCAAAAAAATCCGATCGTGAAGGAGATAGGGATACAGGGATCAGCTTTGTTCCGGATGAGAACTACTTCAACGCGATGGTGACAAGACTACACATCTTCGATGGTAGAGAAGTGGAAAGAGAGGGGGGGAGAGAGGGAGAGGATTTCGAAGGACAACTTTCTATTCCCTCAATTACTCCTTCTCACGCAGATCCGTTACATCATTACAGATTGGTATACGAATCTTCTTCTTATATTATCCCATACGCTGTTTTGAATACCGTGACGAAAAAGGTGGAGGGGTGGCATTACTACCGCAGAGCGAATTATACGAGTGCAAATAAGACTGCACGGAAGCTCCATCATAAAATTAAGCTTAATAAGGATATGATTCAATGGACTCCTACATTCATCTCTCCCATGAGCTCGGTAAAGGTTTTTGAATACGTAAAAGGAGCGAGAATAAAAGGCAGAGTGCATAATGCTTCGGTAGTTGCAATAACGACTGATGTAACTACAAACAGGGGCAGGGGCTTCACATACTCACAAAGAATAATGGTAAATAAGAGTAATGGCTCCTATGAGTTTATCGTGCCATATTCAACGGAGGGGCCGATAGAAGGAGGCACGAATTTCGACGTCCTTGCAACCCCATATAAGATAAAAGCAGGGCATGTAGAGGACAAAACGATAGTGTGGGATATGGAGAAAGAAGTGAAGGTAAGGGAAGAAGAGGTGATACAAGGAAAGACAATAAGGGTTGATTTTTGA
- a CDS encoding glycosyltransferase family 2 protein has product MNEEATIGRCIKDVSRALAPKHIEYEIIIADNSTDKTAEIARSLGAIVIKPEKMGYGNAYLAGLSRARGDFIVIADSDGTYDLSAIPQFLEPLKEGVADFVIGNRFGGTILKGAMPWHHRYIGNPLLTKILNWLFKIRVSDAHCGMRAFTREAYEKMNLKTGGMEFASEMIIEAVRNNLRIKEVPITYYPRILPSKLHSFSDGWRHLRFMMLYKPIPFLFVPGVVIFLLGLLLSLTILMRGNAETSHMHSLIFGSMLVIIGFQTLATGIYIKAYAAVHGLCEKEGFVKKLLDYHSLEKELIIGATLLLIGVAIGLKVVLTWINIGFGSLSEIESAVIAMVLAATGIQTIFMAIFLSVLLLEERRCQ; this is encoded by the coding sequence ATGAATGAGGAAGCTACGATCGGGCGCTGTATTAAGGATGTGAGTAGGGCACTTGCTCCAAAACATATTGAATATGAGATCATCATTGCAGATAACTCGACAGATAAAACAGCAGAGATAGCAAGATCTCTGGGGGCGATTGTTATAAAACCGGAGAAGATGGGATACGGCAATGCATATCTTGCTGGACTTTCACGTGCCAGAGGCGATTTTATAGTTATCGCTGATTCGGATGGCACTTATGACCTATCGGCGATACCGCAATTTTTAGAGCCTTTAAAAGAAGGGGTAGCTGATTTCGTCATAGGCAACCGATTTGGTGGCACTATATTGAAGGGAGCGATGCCGTGGCATCATCGCTATATTGGCAATCCGCTTTTAACAAAGATATTGAACTGGCTATTTAAGATCAGGGTATCGGATGCTCATTGTGGGATGCGCGCATTCACAAGAGAAGCATATGAGAAGATGAATTTAAAGACAGGCGGTATGGAATTTGCTTCCGAAATGATTATAGAAGCAGTGAGGAACAATTTGAGGATAAAAGAAGTCCCGATAACATATTATCCGAGAATTTTACCTTCTAAACTTCATTCATTCAGCGATGGCTGGCGGCATCTGAGGTTCATGATGCTTTATAAGCCCATTCCATTCCTTTTTGTCCCCGGTGTGGTAATATTCCTGCTTGGTCTGCTGTTAAGTCTAACAATCCTTATGCGTGGAAACGCGGAGACGTCTCACATGCACTCCCTCATCTTCGGCAGCATGCTTGTCATCATCGGCTTTCAGACGTTGGCTACGGGGATATATATAAAGGCATATGCAGCGGTGCACGGGTTGTGTGAGAAAGAAGGTTTCGTAAAAAAGTTGCTGGACTACCACTCGCTGGAGAAGGAGCTTATTATCGGCGCTACATTGTTGCTGATCGGGGTTGCCATAGGGTTGAAAGTGGTGCTTACGTGGATAAACATTGGATTCGGCTCGCTATCAGAGATAGAAAGCGCGGTTATAGCAATGGTACTTGCGGCAACAGGCATACAGACGATATTCATGGCGATATTTTTAAGTGTACTATTGCTGGAGGAGCGGAGATGTCAGTGA
- a CDS encoding glycosyltransferase, whose amino-acid sequence MSVMKIAYVYDAVYPWIKGGGEKRIHEISKRLVECGHEVHWFGIKWWEGESTIQQNGVYLHGVCEPKELYVDGRRSIPEEKVSSEELEEIIGIAKEIESIDKLVSILIPTKNNGDILEKCLASIQNLDYPKDRYKVIIVDGHSTGDTVEIAEKYGCKVVYKCVGAVLSFVCCTRFNWRGVLSIF is encoded by the coding sequence ATGTCAGTGATGAAAATCGCATACGTTTACGATGCCGTCTATCCATGGATAAAAGGCGGTGGTGAGAAGCGAATCCATGAGATTTCAAAAAGGTTAGTTGAATGTGGGCATGAAGTTCATTGGTTTGGAATAAAGTGGTGGGAGGGCGAAAGCACAATACAACAGAACGGCGTTTATCTGCATGGCGTTTGCGAGCCAAAGGAACTGTATGTTGACGGGAGAAGGTCAATTCCTGAGGAAAAAGTAAGCAGCGAAGAGCTTGAGGAAATTATAGGTATAGCAAAGGAGATAGAAAGTATCGATAAATTAGTTTCAATCCTCATACCCACAAAGAACAACGGAGATATACTTGAGAAATGCCTTGCATCAATTCAGAATCTGGACTATCCAAAGGACAGATACAAAGTAATCATCGTGGATGGTCATTCTACCGGTGATACCGTAGAAATAGCAGAAAAATACGGATGCAAGGTTGTGTATAAATGCGTTGGTGCGGTTTTATCTTTTGTTTGTTGTACAAGGTTTAACTGGAGAGGAGTATTATCTATTTTTTAG
- a CDS encoding UPF0175 family protein has protein sequence MTEMEKISIDVPKDLIHVLKVRERELPKVLREIIAVNLYKEGLISLGKASEIAGVSRWEMFDILAAKKIPLQYYPEDLEEDIETLKKVL, from the coding sequence ATGACGGAAATGGAAAAAATTTCGATAGATGTGCCGAAAGACCTCATACATGTACTAAAGGTGAGAGAAAGGGAATTACCAAAGGTGTTGAGAGAAATAATAGCTGTTAATCTTTACAAGGAAGGTCTTATCTCGCTTGGAAAAGCATCAGAGATTGCAGGGGTTTCGAGATGGGAGATGTTTGATATACTGGCAGCAAAGAAAATACCGTTGCAGTATTATCCTGAAGACCTTGAAGAAGACATTGAGACGCTGAAAAAGGTGCTATGA